The following are from one region of the Cloacibacterium sp. TD35 genome:
- a CDS encoding TetR family transcriptional regulator C-terminal domain-containing protein: MKNKPINSEKILSHYGNYLLTHGERPKNIYVFAQENQFDEKEFYQFFSSFEQLEKEILKHFFQKSLELSLEIEGYEDMSAKERLLNLYFIFFENLTMNRSLVLMILEKKNLSTLQKLHELKSEHQKFIKTLDFNDLEIIEKAKDSIKNFNEKSREEALWLHFLSIIEFWQKDESPSFEKTDLFIEKTIDTGFEFLNNEPLKKIIDLGKFLWKEKFQKA; encoded by the coding sequence ATGAAAAATAAACCAATCAACTCAGAAAAAATTTTATCCCATTACGGAAATTATTTACTTACCCACGGAGAGAGACCCAAAAACATCTACGTTTTTGCACAAGAAAACCAATTTGATGAAAAAGAATTTTACCAATTCTTTTCAAGTTTCGAACAATTAGAGAAAGAAATTTTAAAGCATTTTTTCCAGAAATCTCTAGAACTTTCTCTAGAAATCGAAGGCTATGAAGACATGAGTGCTAAAGAAAGATTACTGAATCTTTATTTTATCTTTTTTGAAAACCTTACGATGAACAGATCTTTAGTGCTCATGATTTTAGAAAAGAAAAACCTTTCTACGTTGCAAAAACTTCATGAACTAAAATCTGAACATCAAAAATTTATCAAAACTTTAGACTTTAATGATTTAGAAATTATAGAAAAAGCAAAAGACTCTATTAAAAACTTCAATGAAAAATCTAGAGAAGAAGCGCTTTGGTTACACTTTTTATCGATCATAGAATTTTGGCAAAAAGATGAATCACCAAGTTTTGAAAAAACAGATTTATTCATTGAAAAAACCATTGACACAGGTTTTGAATTCTTAAACAATGAACCTCTAAAAAAAATCATTGACCTAGGAAAATTCTTGTGGAAAGAAAAATTTCAAAAAGCATAA
- a CDS encoding ABC1 kinase family protein: MKTLNKIPTGKIERASNLLKAGAKVGVNYIKYYGNKITKDEEEAKKILNEENAADIYDSLKELKGSALKVAQMLSMEKNIMPQAYVEKFSLSQFSVPPLSGALVKKTFRKYFGKNPEDIFDEFSAESVNAASIGQVHKAKKDGQELAVKIQYPGVQESISSDLKLVKPIAMKMFNIRKEGSESYFKEVEDKLYEETNYDLELSRSEQIARECSHLKNIKFPKYYPEFSCEKIITMDWLHGKHFSEFIKTKHPQKTLNKIGQTLWDFYMYQMHVLKQVHADPHPGNFLISEKGELMVIDFGCVKEIPSDFYEPYFELAKVENLMNQEFFEQKLYELEILKPEDSSEEKVFFSKLFHEMLELFTRPFNQEYFDFSDESFFQEIADLGQRYAKLSDLKNMNTNRGSRHFIYLNRTFFGLYNMMHDLRAEGIEINHFQKFMVENA; this comes from the coding sequence ATGAAAACCCTCAATAAAATTCCCACAGGAAAAATAGAACGCGCCAGTAATTTATTGAAAGCAGGTGCAAAAGTGGGCGTAAATTATATTAAATATTACGGCAATAAAATCACCAAAGACGAAGAAGAAGCCAAAAAAATTCTAAATGAAGAAAATGCAGCAGATATTTATGACAGTTTAAAAGAATTGAAAGGTTCTGCTCTGAAAGTGGCGCAAATGCTAAGCATGGAAAAAAACATTATGCCGCAAGCTTATGTAGAAAAATTTTCCCTTTCGCAGTTTTCGGTTCCGCCGCTTTCTGGAGCTTTGGTTAAAAAAACTTTCAGAAAATATTTTGGCAAAAACCCTGAAGATATTTTTGATGAATTCTCAGCTGAATCAGTAAATGCAGCAAGCATTGGTCAGGTTCATAAAGCGAAAAAAGACGGTCAAGAATTGGCCGTAAAAATTCAATATCCTGGAGTTCAGGAAAGCATTTCCAGCGATTTGAAATTGGTAAAACCTATCGCAATGAAGATGTTCAACATCAGAAAAGAAGGCTCTGAATCTTACTTTAAAGAAGTAGAAGATAAATTATATGAAGAAACCAATTATGATTTAGAACTATCTAGAAGTGAGCAAATTGCGCGAGAATGTTCTCACCTGAAAAACATAAAATTCCCGAAATACTATCCAGAATTTTCGTGTGAAAAAATCATCACAATGGATTGGTTGCACGGAAAACATTTCTCTGAATTTATCAAAACAAAACACCCACAGAAAACACTGAACAAAATCGGACAAACGCTTTGGGATTTTTATATGTATCAAATGCACGTTTTAAAGCAAGTTCACGCAGATCCGCATCCAGGAAATTTCTTGATTTCGGAAAAAGGCGAATTAATGGTAATAGATTTCGGTTGTGTAAAGGAAATTCCGAGTGATTTTTATGAGCCTTATTTTGAATTGGCAAAAGTGGAAAATTTGATGAATCAAGAGTTTTTTGAACAAAAATTATACGAATTAGAAATTCTTAAACCAGAAGATTCATCTGAAGAGAAAGTGTTTTTCAGCAAACTCTTCCACGAAATGTTGGAATTGTTTACCAGACCTTTTAATCAAGAGTATTTTGACTTTTCAGATGAGAGTTTCTTCCAAGAAATTGCAGATTTAGGTCAGCGTTATGCAAAACTTAGCGATTTAAAAAACATGAATACCAACCGTGGTTCCAGACATTTTATTTATCTGAACCGTACGTTTTTTGGTTTATATAATATGATGCACGATTTAAGAGCTGAAGGAATAGAAATTAATCATTTTCAAAAATTTATGGTAGAAAATGCCTAA
- a CDS encoding DUF2256 domain-containing protein: MPKNLPSKICEVCGLPFNWRKKWKKDWEEVKYCSEKCRKNKKSTSFGSKMT; the protein is encoded by the coding sequence ATGCCTAAAAATTTGCCCTCAAAAATCTGTGAAGTTTGCGGTTTACCTTTTAACTGGCGAAAAAAATGGAAAAAAGACTGGGAAGAAGTGAAATATTGTAGCGAAAAATGCAGGAAAAACAAAAAATCAACATCGTTTGGTTCAAAAATGACTTAA
- a CDS encoding DASH family cryptochrome: protein MQEKQKINIVWFKNDLRTKDQISLFKASQEDLPFIALYIFDEDFYQKKQFGFRKIGKFRAKFLLESIQYLKQNLAELNITFLIKFGKTKKVFEKLNEHYSIQKIFCEEEFSQEEVDLEKSVSSALSNVKFEKSYSQFLLDPEFVFEKLEKIPALFTTFRNKVEKNFIVTKPLKIEKRRAFFKLEIPSDKIDLEKLGFEDFETHPDSAFPFYGGENAAWERLHYYFKETQLLKDYKNTRNGLVGNDYSSKFSAWLANGSISAVSIYDEVKKFEQKFGANESTYWFIFELLWRDYFKFIALQHRNEIFYKNGLQPHKNVEFQNNPQKLVQWISGKTHSEFVNANMIELQKTGFMSNRGRQNVASYFCKNLKLDWRIGAAYFEEMLIDYDVHSNYGNWLYLAGIGNDARERSFNTEKQAEQYDSNKKFRNLWLKNH from the coding sequence ATGCAGGAAAAACAAAAAATCAACATCGTTTGGTTCAAAAATGACTTAAGAACCAAAGACCAAATATCTCTATTTAAGGCATCTCAAGAAGATTTGCCTTTTATAGCTTTGTATATTTTCGATGAAGATTTTTATCAAAAAAAACAATTTGGTTTTAGAAAAATCGGAAAATTTCGTGCAAAATTTCTTTTGGAGAGTATTCAATATTTAAAGCAAAATCTTGCTGAACTCAACATAACTTTTTTGATAAAGTTTGGAAAAACAAAGAAGGTTTTTGAAAAATTGAATGAACACTACTCTATTCAAAAAATCTTTTGTGAAGAAGAATTTTCCCAAGAAGAAGTGGATTTAGAAAAAAGTGTTTCTTCTGCTCTATCCAATGTGAAATTTGAAAAATCTTACTCACAATTTTTACTAGATCCTGAATTTGTTTTCGAAAAATTAGAAAAAATCCCTGCGCTTTTTACCACCTTCAGAAACAAGGTTGAAAAGAATTTCATCGTAACAAAACCTTTAAAAATAGAAAAAAGAAGAGCGTTTTTTAAGCTAGAAATTCCATCAGACAAAATTGATTTAGAAAAATTAGGTTTTGAGGATTTCGAAACGCATCCAGACTCAGCATTTCCTTTTTATGGCGGTGAAAACGCAGCTTGGGAAAGATTGCATTATTATTTTAAGGAAACTCAACTGCTTAAAGATTATAAAAATACCAGAAATGGATTGGTAGGAAATGACTATAGTTCCAAATTTTCTGCATGGCTTGCAAATGGAAGTATTTCAGCGGTTTCCATTTATGATGAAGTGAAAAAATTTGAACAAAAATTCGGAGCCAATGAATCTACCTATTGGTTTATTTTCGAATTGCTATGGCGAGATTATTTCAAATTTATTGCGTTGCAACACCGCAATGAAATTTTTTACAAAAACGGACTTCAGCCCCATAAAAATGTAGAATTTCAAAACAATCCTCAAAAATTAGTACAATGGATTTCTGGAAAAACACATTCAGAATTTGTGAATGCCAACATGATAGAACTCCAAAAAACGGGATTCATGAGCAATCGAGGAAGACAAAATGTGGCTTCCTATTTCTGTAAAAATCTAAAACTAGATTGGCGAATTGGCGCAGCCTATTTTGAGGAAATGCTCATCGATTATGATGTTCACAGCAATTACGGAAACTGGCTGTATTTGGCTGGAATAGGAAATGATGCACGAGAAAGAAGTTTCAACACAGAAAAACAAGCAGAACAATACGATAGCAATAAAAAATTTAGAAATTTATGGCTGAAAAACCACTAA
- a CDS encoding cryptochrome/photolyase family protein, whose translation MAEKPLKTAQLIFPHQLFQEISFLEINQPVFLVEEFLFFKQYKFIQQKLAFHRATMKFYENFLIEKGFKVHYIESISELSDIRNLIQFLENEGFEKIRTIDVCDDWLEKRILKTKLEVEIIENPSFVNSKEDLKVYFEGKKHYHQTDFYKQQRLSRNILLENGKPIGGKWTFDTENRKKYPKNKKSPSISFPQNNRFYEEAKIYVSENFGNHYGELTDYQIYPTTISETEIWLENFLENRFLEFGIYEDSIVEQEHFLHHSVLSPLMNIGFLTPNYIIEKSIEFAQKNEIPLNSLEGFIRQILGWREFIRGIYLYQGSFERTRNFWNHQRKIPQSFYDGTTGIAPIDKTIKKILKTGYAHHIERLMILASFMNLCEFHPDDVYQWFMEMFIDAYDWVMVPNVYGMSLFADGGLMSTKPYISGSNYLKKMSDYATENWGEIWDSLFWNFIAKNQEFFRKNPRLSMMLITWNKMTEQQKELHLVRAQNFLEKLHQ comes from the coding sequence ATGGCTGAAAAACCACTAAAAACGGCACAATTGATATTTCCGCATCAGTTGTTTCAAGAGATTTCTTTTCTTGAAATCAATCAGCCTGTGTTTTTAGTGGAAGAATTTTTGTTTTTCAAACAGTATAAATTTATCCAACAGAAATTAGCTTTTCATAGAGCCACGATGAAATTTTATGAAAATTTTCTAATTGAAAAAGGATTCAAAGTTCATTATATAGAAAGCATTTCGGAGCTTTCAGATATTCGAAATTTAATACAATTTTTAGAAAATGAAGGTTTTGAAAAAATCAGAACGATAGACGTTTGTGACGATTGGTTGGAGAAAAGGATTTTAAAGACAAAACTAGAAGTTGAGATTATCGAAAACCCAAGTTTTGTCAATTCAAAAGAAGATTTAAAGGTTTATTTTGAAGGCAAAAAGCATTATCATCAAACCGATTTTTATAAGCAACAGCGCCTTTCTAGAAATATCCTTTTAGAAAATGGAAAACCAATAGGTGGAAAATGGACTTTCGATACAGAAAATCGAAAAAAATATCCAAAAAATAAAAAATCGCCTTCTATTTCATTTCCTCAGAATAATCGTTTTTACGAAGAAGCGAAAATTTATGTTTCTGAAAATTTTGGAAATCATTACGGGGAATTAACAGACTATCAAATCTATCCAACTACAATTTCAGAAACTGAAATTTGGCTCGAAAATTTCTTAGAAAACAGATTTTTAGAATTTGGAATTTATGAAGACAGCATTGTAGAACAAGAGCATTTTTTGCATCACAGTGTATTGTCTCCATTGATGAACATTGGCTTTTTAACTCCAAATTATATCATCGAAAAATCCATCGAATTTGCTCAAAAAAATGAGATTCCGCTCAATTCATTAGAAGGATTTATTCGTCAAATTTTAGGTTGGCGAGAATTTATTCGAGGAATTTATTTGTATCAAGGAAGCTTCGAAAGAACCCGAAATTTTTGGAATCATCAACGAAAAATTCCTCAATCTTTTTATGATGGAACTACGGGAATTGCTCCGATTGACAAAACCATAAAAAAAATATTGAAAACGGGTTACGCTCATCACATTGAACGATTAATGATTCTCGCCAGTTTTATGAATTTGTGTGAATTTCATCCAGATGATGTCTATCAATGGTTTATGGAAATGTTTATCGATGCGTATGATTGGGTGATGGTGCCTAATGTTTACGGTATGAGTTTGTTTGCAGATGGCGGATTGATGAGCACAAAACCGTATATCAGCGGAAGCAATTATCTCAAAAAAATGAGTGATTATGCCACCGAAAATTGGGGAGAAATTTGGGATTCCCTTTTTTGGAATTTCATTGCTAAAAATCAGGAATTTTTTAGAAAAAATCCAAGATTGAGCATGATGCTCATCACTTGGAATAAAATGACGGAACAGCAAAAAGAATTACATCTCGTGAGAGCTCAAAACTTTTTAGAAAAATTACACCAATGA
- a CDS encoding TIGR03643 family protein produces MKKNFNVEQIDRIIEMAWEDRTPFEAITFQFGISEAETISIMRTELKRSSFNLWRKRVNSGISQKHLKKRNPEIERFKCTRQRTISLNKISKR; encoded by the coding sequence ATGAAAAAAAATTTTAATGTAGAACAAATCGACAGAATTATAGAAATGGCGTGGGAAGACAGAACGCCATTTGAAGCTATCACTTTTCAGTTTGGAATTTCTGAAGCTGAAACCATCTCTATTATGAGAACTGAACTGAAAAGAAGTTCTTTCAATCTTTGGAGAAAAAGAGTGAATTCTGGCATTAGTCAAAAACATCTCAAAAAAAGAAATCCAGAAATTGAAAGATTTAAATGTACCAGACAGAGAACCATAAGTTTAAATAAAATATCAAAGAGATAA
- a CDS encoding SDR family NAD(P)-dependent oxidoreductase has translation MKNIVIIGCGSGIGLATAKQLQNEAQIIGISRTENPEMKNVKLHFYQKDILTDSLDDVSFPEKIDGLVYAPGSINLKPFGRLSEEDFKKDFEINVLGAIKIIQKLLPNLKKSESASVVLFSTVAAKLGMPFHSSIAASKSAVEGLVKSLAAEFSLQKIRFNAIAPSLSDTNLATALLASPEKREAAAKRHPIQKIGNPEEIAKMVVFLLSDSSSWITGQIFGIDGGMSTIKL, from the coding sequence ATGAAAAATATAGTTATTATAGGTTGTGGAAGCGGAATAGGTTTAGCCACCGCAAAACAATTACAAAACGAAGCTCAAATCATCGGAATTTCTAGAACAGAAAATCCAGAAATGAAAAATGTAAAACTTCATTTTTATCAAAAAGACATTCTAACGGACAGTTTAGATGATGTTTCTTTTCCTGAAAAAATTGATGGGTTGGTCTATGCACCAGGAAGCATTAATTTGAAACCTTTCGGAAGATTATCTGAAGAAGATTTTAAAAAAGATTTCGAAATTAATGTTTTGGGTGCTATTAAAATCATTCAGAAATTATTGCCTAATCTTAAAAAATCTGAAAGTGCAAGTGTAGTTTTATTCAGCACCGTTGCAGCAAAATTAGGAATGCCTTTTCATTCTTCTATCGCTGCTAGTAAAAGCGCTGTAGAAGGTTTGGTAAAAAGTTTAGCCGCTGAATTTTCCCTACAAAAAATAAGATTTAACGCCATTGCACCATCACTTTCAGACACCAATTTAGCCACAGCTTTATTGGCATCACCTGAGAAAAGAGAAGCAGCTGCAAAAAGACATCCGATACAGAAAATAGGAAATCCTGAAGAAATTGCAAAAATGGTTGTATTTTTACTTTCTGATTCTTCTTCTTGGATTACCGGACAGATTTTTGGCATTGACGGAGGAATGAGCACTATTAAATTATAA
- a CDS encoding MarR family winged helix-turn-helix transcriptional regulator — MDTSFLINLLLEVQEYEHSKSFKNHATVEDFRIWLNEKKYTTESPTKLFKNENHDVSFTENEICKQVLLLGRFSKQMIRKGLSDFPTLANEEFTYLYRLKDEPSLTKIQLIERNGHEKQTGIQIIKRLLDDGLIQETVDENDKRAKRLTLTKKGEEAFHKSVDKVNTTSRILSANLKSDEKTKLLELLKKVNDFHYTLYTEYKNSEIKELLHLIE, encoded by the coding sequence ATGGATACAAGTTTTTTAATTAATCTCCTACTAGAAGTTCAGGAATACGAACATTCTAAGTCGTTTAAAAATCATGCCACGGTAGAAGACTTCAGAATTTGGCTCAACGAAAAAAAATATACTACGGAAAGTCCAACCAAACTTTTTAAAAATGAAAACCACGATGTAAGTTTCACCGAAAATGAAATTTGCAAACAAGTTTTGCTTTTGGGCAGATTTTCTAAACAAATGATTCGCAAAGGTTTAAGCGATTTTCCGACTTTAGCCAATGAAGAATTCACTTATCTCTACAGACTTAAAGACGAGCCTTCTTTGACTAAAATTCAACTCATCGAAAGAAACGGTCACGAAAAACAAACGGGAATTCAAATCATCAAAAGACTTTTAGATGATGGCTTAATTCAAGAAACGGTGGATGAAAATGACAAACGTGCCAAAAGATTGACTTTGACCAAAAAAGGAGAAGAAGCCTTCCATAAATCGGTAGATAAAGTTAATACAACTTCCAGAATTCTATCGGCAAATCTTAAAAGTGACGAGAAAACAAAATTGCTGGAATTATTGAAAAAAGTAAACGATTTTCATTACACTTTGTACACAGAATACAAAAATTCTGAGATTAAAGAACTCCTTCATTTGATAGAATAA
- a CDS encoding cryptochrome/photolyase family protein, whose protein sequence is MDKISIFWFRRDLRLKDNHGLYQALESGKKVLPIFIFDEDILDLLENKSDKRVDFIVQALQTLNYFLKSKNKGIKIFKGKPLEVYKKLSQNYEIEAVYCNEDYEPYAIKRDQEIADFLASKNIAFHQFKDQVIFHKDEIVKADKKPYTVYTPYSKLWLNEFQKIDLQGFLSEKKLDYLLDVPFEEFKIEDIGFQKTDLTFEVPEADLNIIKTYEDTRNFPAVKGTTQLGVHLRLGTISVRKLAKIAKENNITFLKELIWREFFMQILYHFPYVANHSFKPKYDAIPWENNTEFLEKWKAGKTGFPIVDAGMRELNATGFMHNRVRMITASFLIKHLLTDWRIGEAYFAEKLMDYDLSANNGNWQWCASSGCDAAPYFRIFNPDEQQKKFDPDFKYIKKWIPEFGTKYYPKPIVEHKKAREKVLKVYKEALDNLN, encoded by the coding sequence ATGGATAAAATATCTATTTTTTGGTTCAGAAGAGACCTTCGGTTAAAAGACAATCACGGATTGTATCAAGCATTAGAATCGGGAAAAAAGGTGCTACCGATTTTTATTTTTGACGAAGATATTTTAGATTTATTAGAAAATAAGTCAGACAAGAGAGTTGATTTCATTGTACAAGCTTTGCAAACTTTAAATTATTTTTTAAAATCAAAGAATAAAGGCATTAAAATCTTCAAAGGAAAACCTCTTGAAGTCTACAAAAAACTATCCCAGAACTACGAAATAGAAGCGGTTTACTGTAATGAAGATTATGAACCCTATGCAATAAAAAGAGACCAAGAAATTGCAGATTTTTTGGCTTCAAAAAATATCGCTTTTCATCAGTTTAAAGACCAGGTTATTTTTCACAAAGACGAAATTGTAAAAGCCGATAAAAAACCTTACACGGTTTATACACCATATTCAAAACTTTGGCTCAATGAATTTCAAAAAATTGATTTACAAGGATTTCTATCAGAAAAAAAACTAGATTATTTATTAGATGTTCCTTTTGAGGAGTTCAAAATTGAAGATATTGGTTTTCAAAAAACAGATTTAACATTTGAGGTTCCAGAAGCAGATCTTAACATCATCAAAACCTATGAAGATACTCGAAATTTCCCTGCGGTAAAAGGAACTACACAATTGGGTGTTCATCTGAGACTTGGAACCATTAGCGTAAGAAAATTAGCAAAAATTGCCAAAGAAAATAATATTACTTTCCTTAAAGAATTGATTTGGAGAGAATTTTTCATGCAGATTTTGTATCATTTTCCGTATGTAGCAAATCATTCTTTCAAACCAAAATATGATGCCATCCCTTGGGAAAACAATACTGAATTTCTAGAAAAATGGAAAGCTGGAAAAACGGGATTTCCTATTGTAGATGCGGGGATGCGTGAACTGAACGCTACAGGTTTTATGCACAACAGAGTGAGAATGATTACGGCGAGTTTCCTCATCAAACATTTACTTACCGACTGGCGAATTGGCGAAGCGTATTTTGCGGAAAAATTAATGGATTACGATTTAAGTGCGAATAATGGAAACTGGCAATGGTGTGCTAGTTCTGGCTGTGATGCCGCTCCATATTTTAGAATTTTCAATCCAGATGAACAACAGAAAAAATTCGATCCAGATTTTAAATATATCAAAAAATGGATTCCTGAATTTGGAACAAAATACTATCCAAAACCTATCGTTGAGCATAAAAAAGCCCGTGAAAAAGTACTGAAAGTGTACAAAGAAGCTTTAGATAATTTAAACTAA